ACGCGTACGCCCTCGACGTCAGGCCGGAGCAGTCCCAGCGGTCCGGACCGGTCGCGCCGTACAGGTACATGTCGCCCTGCTGGTCGAGGGCGAACTGGAGGGCCGCGCCCGCCGCGCCCGCGGGCACGTTGGTGCTGACCCGCTCGCCGACGCTGGTGAGCGTGCTGCGCTCCTGCGCGTTCAGCCGGTTGAGCTGGTTCTTGACCTCGGTGATCTGGCCCTGCAGCTCGGTCTGCCGCTTCTTGACGTCATCGGCGATCCGGGTCGCCTCGTCGGTGGCGGCCTGCGCGCGGCCCTGAGCGTCGGCCGCGTTCTTCTTCGCGTCCTCGGCCGCGTCGACCGCGCCGGAGAGCCGGGCCAGGGACTCGTTGCTGTCCGAGGCGAGCACGCCGAGCGCCGACATGCGGTTGAGGAAGTCCTGCTGGGAGTCCGACACCAGCAGCGCCGACAGCTGGTTGAACCGCGCGCCCTCGAACGACGCCTCGGTCAGCTTGTCGACCTGGACCCGGAAGTTCTCCTCGTCGGTCCTGGCCTGCTCGCCCGCCTGGGTCGCCTGCGCGAGGTCGGCGTTGGCCTTGTCCAGCTCCGCCTGGTTCGCGTCGCGCTGCTCCTCGGCGCGCAGCAGTTCTTCGTTGAGCTTGGTGGCCTGCTCGGCCAGCTCGTTGTACTTCTTCAGCGCCTCGGAGGCGTTCGCGGGGGTGTTCGGCTGGGCTCCGGCGGGTACGGGCAGGACGCCCACCGCGGCAGCGGCCACCGCCGTGGCCGCCATCGCCCCGCGCAGGCCGCGCTTGAGTCGTTGCGACGCCACAGTCGCGTGTGTCTCCTCACATCTGGACCCGCCTGCCGATCGGGCGCGTGACGCGACCCGACTGCCCTCGTGTTCGAGTTCCGGCTCGGCTCCCCGACAGGCCGACTCGGCGGTGAACCCGCGTCGCGGCCCAGGTTGGACCACTGCCCGCCGCGAGATCTCGGCTAGGTTACGAAAAGTGAGTGCCGCCGTCCACCGGCTGGGCGGGGAAATCGACGATTGTTCCGCTGAGTTCACGAACGGTCCAGCCGTGACCTGGTCGTGTGACCCCCAGTGGTGTTAAAAACACGATCTGTGTCACACCCGGCCCAGCCGGGCCAACAGCACCGCGGACGGCACCGGGTGCGCGCCCCGCCGCCGGACGGAGTCGGCCACCGCCCGATCGGACGTCACCACGACGACCGGACGGCCCTCGGGCTCGGCCGTCACCAACGCCCGGATCACGTCGTCGGCCAGCACGCCGGGATCGCTGAACAGCACGCGGACCCCGCGCGGCGCGGACGTCGGCACGGCGACCACGCCGGCGCCGTCGAACACCAGCGTCACCTCCGCGCCGGTGCGCGCCGCCAACACCGCCAACTGGTGCACCAACCGGTCCCGCTGGTCCGAGAGGGACAGCTCCGGGTAACCCGTCTTGGTGACGTTGTAGCCGTCCACGATCAGGTGAACGGCCGGCAGCGCCAGCAGCCGGTCCAACGCCGCCGGGTCCTCCACCCGGCCGACCGCGCCCTGCGCCGCGCTCGCGCCCCGGACCAGGTCGGCGGGCCGCGGTCCGGCGCCGCCCAGGGCCAGCTCGCGGCGCAGGCCGTTCACCGCGCCGTCCAGGGTGTCGACCAGCAGCGCCAACCGCACCTCGTCGGCCTGGCGGGCCTCCCTGGCGGACTGGCGCGCCACCTCGGCGTCGGCCACCGCCCGCTGCGCCTTGGCCCGCTCGTGCTCGGCGCGCTCGCGCTCGCGGTCCCGCTCGGCGGTCAGCCGGCGCAGATCGGCGTCGGCCTCCGCGCGCGCCCGCTCCACCTCGGCCGCCGCCGACTCGGCCCGGTCCTTGGCCTCGCGCAGCCGCACGCCCTGCTCGCGCAACCGCTTGCGCAGCCGTTCCAGCTCGACGTCGGCCTCCTGGCGGATCTTGTCCACCGCGCCGCCGGTCTCGGCCCGTTCCGCCTTCAACCGGTCCAGCTCGACCTCAAGGCGCTCCAGCCGCTGCACGGCCAGGTCGCGCTCGGAGCGCAGCGCCGCGTCCGCCGCCCGCCTGCCGACCAGCTCGATGAAGTGGCCGGCGACCTCCTCGCCCTGCAGGATCGCCGCCGCGCCCGCCGCCACCGGGTCCGGCGACGTCACCTCCAGCACCGCGGGCCGGTTGTTCCGCAGCCAGTCCACGACGGCGGCGCGGAAGTTCGCCGACGCCCTCAGCCCGCCGATCAGCGCCGGGCCGCCCAGCCGGGCCCGCTTGGTCGGCGCGAACCTCGCCACCGCGCGCAGGGACTGCGGGACGTCCACCTTCGCCAGGTCGGTCAGCGCGTCCGCGCTCAGCTCCGCGAGCCTGGCCCGCAGCGGTTCGGGCAGCGCGGACCAGTCCACAGTGGACTCGACGGCCTGCTCGGGCTCCAGGTCGTCGGCACCGTCGGCGGGCGCTGTCGGGTCTTGCACCCGTACAGGCTAGCTGTGCCCGACGGGGTCGCCGTCCTCGATCACCGCTGCTCGACGGCGGACCGCCGACGGACCGCCGACGGGCCTGTCGGTCGGGACTGTCGGTGGGGGCGGCTACCGTGCCGCGCGATGACTACTCAGCTCACGTTCGACGAACTGGGCACCCCGCTGCGCGAGACCACGTTCGTCGTGTTCGACCTGGAGACCACCGGCGGGCGGGCGGACGAGGACTCGATCACCGAGATCGGCGCGGTGAAGGTGCGCGGCGGGCGGGTGATCGGCGAGTTCGGCACCCTGGTGGACCCGGAGCGCGGCATCCCGCCGCAGGTCGTGGCGCTGACCGGGATCACCCAGCTGATGGTGACCGGCGCGCCGCGGCTGGACGCCGTGCTGCCCGCGTTCCTGGAGTTCGCCGCCGGCGCGGTGCTGGTGGCGCACAACTCCGGCTTCGACGTCGGCTTCATGAAGGCCGCCTGCGCCCGGCACGGGTACACGTGGCCGAAGCCGACCGTCGTGTGCACGGTGAAGCTGGCCCGCCGGGTGCTGAGCCGGGACGAGGCGCCGAGCTGCCGGCTGTCGGCGCTGGCCGAGCTGTTCGGCGTGCCCGAGCAGCCGAACCACCGGGCGCTGGTCGACGCCCGCGCGACCGTCGAGGTGCTGCACCACCTGCTGGAGCGGGTCGGGTCGGTCGGGGTGCACTCGCTGGAGGAGCTGGTCGCCTACCTGCCGGAGGTGACGCCGGCGCAGCGGCGCAAGCGCAACCTCGCCGCGCACCTGCCGTCCACGCCCGGCGTCTACCTGTTCCGCGGCCCGTCGGAGGAGGTGCTGTACGTCGGCACGGCGTCCGACCTCCGGCGGCGGGTGCGGCAGTACTTCACCGCCAGTGAGGGTCGGCGGCGGTTGCGGGAGATGGTCTCGCTGGCCGTCCGGGTGGACGCGGTGGAGTGCGCGCACTCGTTGGAGGCGGAGGTGCGGGAGCTGCGGCTGCTGACCGCGCACAAGCCCGCGTACAACCGGCGTTCCAAGAACCAGGCGCAGGCGTGGTGGCTCGTGCTGACGGAGGAGGCGTTCCCGCGCCTCTCCGTGGTCCGCACGCCGCGCGAGGGGGCGTTCGGCCCGTTCCGGTCCCGGCGGCTGGCCGAGGCGGCCCTGGAGGCCGTGCTGGAGGCCGTGCCGCTGCGGGCGTGCTCGATCCGCATCCCCGCGCGCAACCCGTCCGCCTCGCCGTGCGCGCTGCTCGAACTCGGCCGCTGCAAGGCGCCGTGCGCGGGGCGGCAGCCGGTGGCCGACTACTCCCCCGCCGCCGACGCGTTCCGGCGGCTGGTCGCCGGCGCGGACGTCACGCCGCTGCACGGCCTCACCGCGCAGATCGACGCCCTCGCCGAGGCCCACCGCTTCGAGGACGCCGCCGCCCGCCGCGACCGGATGTCGGTGCTGGTGCGATCGCTGGACCGGGCGCAGCGGCTGGCCGGCCTCGCCGCGCTGCCGGAGGTGGTGGCCGCGCGGCCGGACGGCTCCGGCGGGTGGGAGTTCGCCGTGGTGCGGCACGGGCGGCTGGCGTCGGCCGGGGTCGCGCGGCGCGGCACCCGCCCGATGCCGGTGGTGGACGCGCTGGTGGCGGCCGCGGAGACGGTGCTGCCCGGCGACGGCCCGCTGCTCGGCGCGCCCGCCGAGGAGGTCGGCGTGGTGCTGCGGTGGATCGACCGGCCGGGCACCCGGCTGGTGAGCTGCGCGCGCCCGTGGACGTCGCCCGCGCACGCCGCCGGCGCGTGGCGCGACTGGGTGACCCGCGCCGAGGCCGGTCGCGACCAGTACCGGGTGGCGGGCCACTAGCATGTGGTCGGTCGATACCCCCGACGACTTGTGGAGGACCGCTGTGATCACCGCGATCGTGCTGATCCAGGCCGCCGCCGACACCATCCCGGACGCGGCGCAGGCGATCGCCGACATCGAGGGCGTCACCGAGGTCTACTCGTGCGCGGGCGACGTCGACCTGATCGCGCTGGTCAAGGTCGCCCGGCACGAGGACCTGGCCGACCTGGTCCCGGGCCGCATCTCCAAGGTGCCCGGCGTGCTGAACACGGACACCCACATCTCGTTCCGGTCGTACTCGAAGCGGGACACCGACGCGGCCTTCGCCATCGGCCTGGAAGACGCCTGACCCAGCCCTCACCCGATCGGTGACGGCTCGCGCGGTGGCGGGTGCGCGCCACCTCGAATCCGACGCGGCCGTTGCTCGACGAAGCCGTGAAAGCCGCCGAGGACTTCACTTCCCGGCCGGCCCAGCCCTCGACCCTCCGGGGCCGAGCCAGACCACCCGCCCGCGATCACGCCGAGCGGGGTCGAACGACTGCGGCGCGAGTTGCCGCCGCCCGTGATGCCCAACACCGGGCAGAAGACGCACGGCAGGTGGATCACCCCTGACGGGAGGTGCGTCCGCTGGTGAGCCGTTACGGCGGACGCCTGGACGAGCGCGAGGGAACTTTTCCCGCCACAGGGTTCCGACGCGGACTGCCCGACATCGCGGCTCACACCGAGGAGGGGCCACCCCACCGCGGCGCAAGCGCTGAACGCCTACTACGAGAAGCAGCACACAGCCGATCCGGTTGTCGTGACCACTCCCGACGACGTCCGGGACCTGTTCGCAGCCGTGCGGGCGAAGTGCTCGGCGGGCACTGCCCTGCTCGTGACGGTCGTGCCCGCCGATGGATGACCCCTGGGCATCGGAGCTGACGGTGGGGATCGACGGGGACAAGGGGGGCCTGCGCTACGCCGGGGAGGACAGCCCTCCGGCGGACAGCGAGTTCCCGCCGCACGCGGAGCTGCCGGTGGCAGAGCTGGAAGCGGCGGTGGTCGACTACCTGACGACCGGACGACGTCCCGAGGGCATTGAGTGGCAGACCGCCGGGTGAGCCGGCGACCGACCACGCGGAAGGGCCCCGCACCTGGCATCAGGTGCGGGGCCCTCTCGTCGTCCTGCGGTCAGTCCTCGGGCTGGGACGGTTTCCCGGCCAGCTCGCCCGCGGGCTTGTTCTCGGCGGACAGGGAGTCGCCGGAGACGCCGTGCCGGGCACGGGCCCGCGCCAGGGCGGAGGTCTCCTCCGGCGGGTCCGGGGTCATGAAGCTGCCCGGCACCGGGTGGCCGGCCGACCCCAGCTTGTTCATCTTCTTCGGCACCGGAGCGCCCTGGTAGGCCAGCTCCAGCGGGTGGCCGTGGTCGTCCACCGGGCCGAGCGGCTGGTGCACCTCGATGAACTCGCCGTGCGGCAGGCGCTTGATGATGCCCGTCTCGACGCCGTGCTCCAGCACCTCGCGGTCCGCCCGCTGCAAGCCGATGCAGATGCGGTAGGTGATGAGGTACGTCAGCGGCGGGACGAGGAGCATGCCGATGCGGCCCATCCACGTCATCGCGTTCAGCGAGATGTCGAACTTCAGCGCGATGATGTCGTTGCCGCCCGAGATCAGCAGCACCATGAAGTACGCGATCGCCATCATGCCGAGCGACGTCCGGACCGGCACGTCACGCGGGCGCTGGAGCAGGTTGTGGTGCGCGTAGTCCTTGGTCAGCTTGCGCTCGATCCACGGGTACACGGCCGCGATGCCGGTCAGCAGCGGCAGGCCCAGCATGAACGGCAGGAACGGCTCGGGCACCGTGTAGTTGCCCAGGTACAGCTCCCACGCGGGCCACAGCCGGATCAGGCCGTCGGTCCAGCCCATGTACCAGTCGGGCTGCACGCCCGCGGACACCTGGCCCGCGTTGTACGGGCCGAGGTTCCAGATCGGGTTGATCTGGAAGACGCCGCCCATGATGGCCGTGACCGCCACGACGACGGCGAAGAAGCCGCCGCCCTTGGCCGCGAACACCGGCATGATGCGCACGCCGACGACGTTGTTCTCCTTGCGGCCCACCCCCGGGAACTGGGTGTGCTTCTGGTACCAGACCAGGCCGAGGTGCACCGCGATCAGCGCCAGGATGATGGCCGGGATGACCAGGATGTGCAGCGTGTAGAGCCTCGGGATGATCTCCGTGCCGGGGAACTCGCCGCCGAACGCCAGCCAGTTGATCCAGGTGCCGACCACCGGGAACGACAGCATCAGCGCCGCCATCACCCGCAGGCCGGTGCCGGACAGCAGGTCGTCGGGCAGCGAGTAGCCGAGGAAGCCCTCGATCGCGCCCAGCATGAACAGCAGGATGCCGATGACCCAGTTGATCTCACGCGGGCGCCGGAACGCGCCGGTGAAGAAGATCCGGAACATGTGCACGACGATCGCGGCCATGAACAGCAGCGCGGCCCAGTGGTGCACCTGGCGGACGAACAGACCACCGCGGACCTCGAACGAGATCTCCAGGGTCGACTCGAACGCCCGGGACATCGGGATGCCCTGGAGGTTCGTGAACACGCCGTCGTAGATGATCTCTTCCATCGACGGGTCGAAGAAGAGCGCGAGGTACGTGCCGGACAGCAGCAGGATGATGAAGCTGTACAGCGCGATCTCGCCCAGCAGGAACGACCAGTGCGTGGGGAAGACCTTGTTCAGCTGCTTCCGGATGCCACCGGCCATGTGGTACCGGTCATCGGCCCACTTGGCGGCGCCACCCGCCGCGCGGGCGCCCGCGCCCTGCCGCTTCGTCGGCGTGGTGATGCCGCTCATGACTTACGCTCCCAGAACGCCGGACCCACAGCCTCGATGAAATCGCTGCGGGCAATCAAGTATCCGTCCTCGTCCACCGTGATCGGAAGCTGCGGCAGGGCACGGGTCGCCGGGCCGAACCGGGGCTTGCCGTAGTGGAAGACGTCGAACTGCGACTGGTGGCAGGGGCACAGGAGCAGGCCGGTCTGCTGCTCGTACAGCGAGGCCGGGCACCCGAGGTGGGTGCAGATCTTCGAGTACGCGTACAGGTCGCCGTAGTTGAAGTCTTCCTGGCCCGCGCGCTTCACGATCTGCTGGTTCGGGCGGAACTTGAGCAGCAGGACCGGGTTGTCGACCCGCTTGGTCGCCACGATGAGCGCGTGCTCGTCCTCCCGCTCCGACTCCCGGAACGGGAAGACCGTCATGTAACCGCCCGCGTCCAGGTCCTCGGGGCGCACCAGGACGACCTCGTGCGGGTCGCCGGTGTAGTTGCGCAGGTAGACCTTCTCGCCGTTCTCCGACTTCCAGCCGGTGTGCCACAGCGAGTCCTTGGAGTCGCTGTCGGCCCAGGGGTCGCGGATCAGGCCGCCCAGCGGCACGGCCAGGACACCCAGGCCGAACACGCCGGCGCCGAGGCCCGCGGTGCGCTTGATGAGCGACCGGCGGCCGAGGGTGGACCGCTCGCCCGCGTCGGCCAGCTCGGCCAGCACGGTGGCCTTGTCGACCTCGGAGGACCCCCCGTCGTGGCGCTGCTGGACGGCCAGCTCCTCCGGGATGAACTTCTTCGTGTAGAGCAGCGCGCCGACGCCCAGGCCCAGGACCGCGATGCCCAGGGTCAGGCCGATGACCGGCGTGTACAGGCTGTACAGGAAGTGGTGCTCGGTGTTCGGGGCCTCGTACTTCCACGGCCACCAGATGAAGGCGACCAGGAACGCGATGCCGCCGAGGGCGGCGATGAGGAACCACAGCGCCACGAGGCGCTCCGCGCGCTTCTCCGCGCGCGTGCCCTTGACCGGCCAGCGCTCCTCGTAGTGGACCAGCTCCACGCCGTCCAGGTTCGTGCCGAGCTTGACCAGCTCGTCCCTGCTCATGCCGGCGAGTTCGGCCTCACCGGGCACGGTGGTCGGCTTCTCGCCGCTCATGCCTTGGCTCCGATCCAGAGGGTCACGCCGATCAGGGCGGCGATACCCACGATGAACGCGATCAGTCCCTCCGGTACCGGCCCGAAGCCGCCGAGGGAGGCACCGCCGGGGTTGTTGTTACCGTCGGTCACCGACTTGATGTACGCGATGATGTCTTCCTTCTCCTCCGGCGTGAGCTGCCGGTCGGAGAACTTCGGCATGTTCTGCGGACCCGAGAGCATCGCGGTGTAGATCTGCTCCTCGGTCACGCCGTCCAGCTCGGGTGCGAACTTGCCGGACGACAGCGCCCCGCCGCGACCGGTGAAGTTGTGGCACGCCGCGCAGTTCAACCGGAACAGCTCGCCGCCGCGGGCCGGGTCCTCGCCGCGCAGCGCCTCACCGCGCTCCTCGGGGTTCTGCGGGCCGCCGCCGCGGGACTGGATGAACGCGCCGAGCGCGTCCACCTCCTCGGGCGTGAACTTGGCGGGCTTGCGCTGCGCCTGCGCCTCCTGGCGGGCCATCGGCATGCGGCCGGAGGACACCTGGAAGTACACGGCCGCCTCGCCGACGCCGATGAGGCTCGGGCCGCGGTCCTCGACGCCGTCGAGGTTCTTGCCGTGGCAGGTGATGCAGGCGTTGTTGTAGAGCTGCTCGCCCAGTCGCACCTGCGCCGGGTCGTCCTGCGCCTGCGCGGTCTGCGGCTGCGGCGCGAGGGCGCTGAACAGGAAGCCCGCGGCCAGCAGCGCGAAGCCCAGCGCGAGCAGGCCCGAGATCCGCCTGCGCAGCTTGGTGCCGCGCTTCCGGGCCCGTGTGGTGTTGGTGGTCATGTGTGCGGCAACCCTTGCTGGTGTGAGTTCGGGGTTCGAGCTGGTCAGGGCACGATGTAGATGATGGCGAACAGGCCGATCCAGACGACGTCGACGAAGTGCCAGTAGTACGACACGACGATCGCGGAGGTCGCCTGCGCGGGCGTGAACTTGCTCAGCTTCGTGCGGACCAGCAGGTAGCCGAACGCGATCAGACCACCGATCACGTGCAGGCCGTGGAAGCCGGTCGTCAGGTAGAACACGGTGCCGTAGGCCGACGCCGGGATCGTCGTGCCCTCGCTCACGAGCGTGACGTACTCACCGGCCTGGCCGGCGACGAAGATCGCACCCATCACCAGCGTCACGAAGTACCAGCGGCGCAGGCCGAACACGTCACCGCGCTCGGCGGCGAACACGCCCCACTGGCAGGTGAACGAGGAGGCCACCAGGATGATCGTGAAGAACAGTGCGTAGGGCACGTTCAGGTGGGTGGGTGCCGGTGGCCAGTGCCCCTCGTTCTGGGCCTTCACCGTGAAGAACATGGCGAAGAGCCCGGCGAAGAACATGAGCTCACTGGACAGCCAGACGATCGTGCCGACGCTGACCATGTTCGGGCGGTTCAGCGAGTGCACGCGCTGGCCGATTGAGGGCGCTGCCGTTGTCACACGACGCATTATTGCTTGCAGGTTTTCGCTCCGCCCATCGGGTCCGGGGCACGTGCGCAGGTCATCTGGGTCACACACGGGGTGAGGGTGGTCATGGGGTGGTTGAGCCGGTTGCGCGATCGACGCGCACGACGGGGTGGACCCGCGCTGGAGGTCGATTCACCGGGGCTGGAGGTGGTGGTGGAGGCGTTCGACGTCGCCGAGGCCGACTCGGCCGCGCTGGCCAGGTCGCCGAGGTGGTCCCCGGACCGGCCCGCGGTGCTCCGGCACCACCTCGAACTGCCCCCTGACCAGGTAGAACGCGCGCGCGAACTGCTCGCGCCGGACGGCTGGGAGCTGCGCCGGGACGATCACTGGCACGCGTTGCGGGTGCAGGAGCTGGACGCGCTGGGGTGCGCGCGGGAGCGGGCCCGGATGGCGGGCCTGGCCCAGCGGCTGGGCGGCGACTGGATCGGGTGGGACGCACTGCAAGTCACGCGGCGCTAGCCGGATAGCATCAGTCCACCTGGCACCCCGACCCGCCGGAGGACCGCGCCGATGAGCACGCAGACGACCAGGATCCTGGTGTTCAGCCACCGCCCCGAGGTGCGTGAGACGATCATCACTGCGGTGGGTCGCCGTCCCGCGCCGGACCTGGGCCGCGTCGAGTACGTCGAGGTCGGCGCCATCGCCGACGTGCTGTACGAGATGGACAACAACACCGTCGACCTGGCGATCCTGGACGGCGAGGCCCAGCCGACCGGTGGCATGGGGCTGTCCCGGCAGCTCAAGAACGAGATCACCGACTGCCCGCCGATCGTCGTCGCGGTCCGCCGCAAGGACGACCGCTGGCTGGCCACGTGGTCGCAGGCGGACGCGGTGCTGGTGCACCC
This genomic window from Saccharothrix sp. HUAS TT1 contains:
- a CDS encoding NlpC/P60 family protein, which encodes MASQRLKRGLRGAMAATAVAAAAVGVLPVPAGAQPNTPANASEALKKYNELAEQATKLNEELLRAEEQRDANQAELDKANADLAQATQAGEQARTDEENFRVQVDKLTEASFEGARFNQLSALLVSDSQQDFLNRMSALGVLASDSNESLARLSGAVDAAEDAKKNAADAQGRAQAATDEATRIADDVKKRQTELQGQITEVKNQLNRLNAQERSTLTSVGERVSTNVPAGAAGAALQFALDQQGDMYLYGATGPDRWDCSGLTSRAYAYAGVTIPRTSGGQAGAGRPISRGEVGPGDLIIYNGGNHVGMAVDNGRVVHASTDGVPVKVVSLEAPGSIYAMRRIAG
- a CDS encoding NYN domain-containing protein, which translates into the protein MEPEQAVESTVDWSALPEPLRARLAELSADALTDLAKVDVPQSLRAVARFAPTKRARLGGPALIGGLRASANFRAAVVDWLRNNRPAVLEVTSPDPVAAGAAAILQGEEVAGHFIELVGRRAADAALRSERDLAVQRLERLEVELDRLKAERAETGGAVDKIRQEADVELERLRKRLREQGVRLREAKDRAESAAAEVERARAEADADLRRLTAERDRERERAEHERAKAQRAVADAEVARQSAREARQADEVRLALLVDTLDGAVNGLRRELALGGAGPRPADLVRGASAAQGAVGRVEDPAALDRLLALPAVHLIVDGYNVTKTGYPELSLSDQRDRLVHQLAVLAARTGAEVTLVFDGAGVVAVPTSAPRGVRVLFSDPGVLADDVIRALVTAEPEGRPVVVVTSDRAVADSVRRRGAHPVPSAVLLARLGRV
- a CDS encoding DEDD exonuclease domain-containing protein, which gives rise to MTTQLTFDELGTPLRETTFVVFDLETTGGRADEDSITEIGAVKVRGGRVIGEFGTLVDPERGIPPQVVALTGITQLMVTGAPRLDAVLPAFLEFAAGAVLVAHNSGFDVGFMKAACARHGYTWPKPTVVCTVKLARRVLSRDEAPSCRLSALAELFGVPEQPNHRALVDARATVEVLHHLLERVGSVGVHSLEELVAYLPEVTPAQRRKRNLAAHLPSTPGVYLFRGPSEEVLYVGTASDLRRRVRQYFTASEGRRRLREMVSLAVRVDAVECAHSLEAEVRELRLLTAHKPAYNRRSKNQAQAWWLVLTEEAFPRLSVVRTPREGAFGPFRSRRLAEAALEAVLEAVPLRACSIRIPARNPSASPCALLELGRCKAPCAGRQPVADYSPAADAFRRLVAGADVTPLHGLTAQIDALAEAHRFEDAAARRDRMSVLVRSLDRAQRLAGLAALPEVVAARPDGSGGWEFAVVRHGRLASAGVARRGTRPMPVVDALVAAAETVLPGDGPLLGAPAEEVGVVLRWIDRPGTRLVSCARPWTSPAHAAGAWRDWVTRAEAGRDQYRVAGH
- a CDS encoding Lrp/AsnC family transcriptional regulator; the protein is MITAIVLIQAAADTIPDAAQAIADIEGVTEVYSCAGDVDLIALVKVARHEDLADLVPGRISKVPGVLNTDTHISFRSYSKRDTDAAFAIGLEDA
- a CDS encoding Imm1 family immunity protein produces the protein MGIDGDKGGLRYAGEDSPPADSEFPPHAELPVAELEAAVVDYLTTGRRPEGIEWQTAG
- a CDS encoding cytochrome bc complex cytochrome b subunit, with amino-acid sequence MSGITTPTKRQGAGARAAGGAAKWADDRYHMAGGIRKQLNKVFPTHWSFLLGEIALYSFIILLLSGTYLALFFDPSMEEIIYDGVFTNLQGIPMSRAFESTLEISFEVRGGLFVRQVHHWAALLFMAAIVVHMFRIFFTGAFRRPREINWVIGILLFMLGAIEGFLGYSLPDDLLSGTGLRVMAALMLSFPVVGTWINWLAFGGEFPGTEIIPRLYTLHILVIPAIILALIAVHLGLVWYQKHTQFPGVGRKENNVVGVRIMPVFAAKGGGFFAVVVAVTAIMGGVFQINPIWNLGPYNAGQVSAGVQPDWYMGWTDGLIRLWPAWELYLGNYTVPEPFLPFMLGLPLLTGIAAVYPWIERKLTKDYAHHNLLQRPRDVPVRTSLGMMAIAYFMVLLISGGNDIIALKFDISLNAMTWMGRIGMLLVPPLTYLITYRICIGLQRADREVLEHGVETGIIKRLPHGEFIEVHQPLGPVDDHGHPLELAYQGAPVPKKMNKLGSAGHPVPGSFMTPDPPEETSALARARARHGVSGDSLSAENKPAGELAGKPSQPED
- a CDS encoding ubiquinol-cytochrome c reductase iron-sulfur subunit — protein: MSGEKPTTVPGEAELAGMSRDELVKLGTNLDGVELVHYEERWPVKGTRAEKRAERLVALWFLIAALGGIAFLVAFIWWPWKYEAPNTEHHFLYSLYTPVIGLTLGIAVLGLGVGALLYTKKFIPEELAVQQRHDGGSSEVDKATVLAELADAGERSTLGRRSLIKRTAGLGAGVFGLGVLAVPLGGLIRDPWADSDSKDSLWHTGWKSENGEKVYLRNYTGDPHEVVLVRPEDLDAGGYMTVFPFRESEREDEHALIVATKRVDNPVLLLKFRPNQQIVKRAGQEDFNYGDLYAYSKICTHLGCPASLYEQQTGLLLCPCHQSQFDVFHYGKPRFGPATRALPQLPITVDEDGYLIARSDFIEAVGPAFWERKS
- a CDS encoding c-type cytochrome — translated: MTTNTTRARKRGTKLRRRISGLLALGFALLAAGFLFSALAPQPQTAQAQDDPAQVRLGEQLYNNACITCHGKNLDGVEDRGPSLIGVGEAAVYFQVSSGRMPMARQEAQAQRKPAKFTPEEVDALGAFIQSRGGGPQNPEERGEALRGEDPARGGELFRLNCAACHNFTGRGGALSSGKFAPELDGVTEEQIYTAMLSGPQNMPKFSDRQLTPEEKEDIIAYIKSVTDGNNNPGGASLGGFGPVPEGLIAFIVGIAALIGVTLWIGAKA
- a CDS encoding heme-copper oxidase subunit III; translation: MRRVTTAAPSIGQRVHSLNRPNMVSVGTIVWLSSELMFFAGLFAMFFTVKAQNEGHWPPAPTHLNVPYALFFTIILVASSFTCQWGVFAAERGDVFGLRRWYFVTLVMGAIFVAGQAGEYVTLVSEGTTIPASAYGTVFYLTTGFHGLHVIGGLIAFGYLLVRTKLSKFTPAQATSAIVVSYYWHFVDVVWIGLFAIIYIVP